The following are encoded in a window of Halorarum salinum genomic DNA:
- the cgi121 gene encoding KEOPS complex subunit Cgi121, protein MNLVEGVARIDDLDSFLGDLDGIADATGATVQAFDARYVVDREHLERAVELADRAFERGENVARDRGVEILLYAAGRRQINRALAMGVSEGEASVVAVCVGGEEDAATVRVDELLDPAGTLGGYDETLVREFFDVTDRELAATAGTLSDVVHERVALLDVEK, encoded by the coding sequence GTGAACCTCGTCGAGGGGGTCGCCCGGATCGACGACCTCGATTCGTTCCTCGGCGACCTCGACGGGATCGCCGACGCGACGGGCGCCACCGTCCAGGCGTTCGACGCCCGCTACGTCGTCGACCGCGAGCACCTCGAACGGGCCGTCGAACTGGCCGACCGGGCGTTCGAGCGCGGGGAGAACGTCGCGCGGGACCGCGGCGTCGAGATCCTGCTCTACGCCGCCGGTCGCCGGCAGATCAACCGGGCGCTCGCGATGGGCGTGAGCGAGGGCGAAGCGTCGGTCGTCGCGGTCTGTGTCGGCGGCGAGGAGGACGCGGCGACGGTGCGGGTCGACGAGTTGCTGGACCCGGCCGGGACGCTCGGCGGCTACGACGAGACGCTGGTCCGGGAGTTCTTCGACGTGACCGATCGGGAACTGGCCGCGACGGCGGGGACGCTGTCCGACGTCGTTCACGAGCGGGTCGCGCTGCTGGACGTCGAGAAGTGA